The Halogeometricum rufum genome has a segment encoding these proteins:
- a CDS encoding DUF420 domain-containing protein — protein MELRVRDHVPGATAALSVVSLALVFGAVLGYIPQSLLPRASDGFVAAIPHVNAVLSTTAIVTIVLGVRAIRRGDVTRHRAFMLATLGLFVAFLVLYLYRVVLEGPSDFPGPATVYQFVYLPTLAVHILLAIVCIPLLYYVLLLAVSRPVEDIYGTRHRTVGRVAASLWLISFFLGDVVYALLYVVY, from the coding sequence ATGGAACTTCGCGTACGAGACCACGTCCCGGGTGCGACGGCCGCACTCAGCGTCGTCTCCCTCGCACTCGTGTTCGGTGCCGTCCTCGGCTACATCCCGCAGTCGCTCCTGCCGCGCGCCTCCGACGGCTTCGTCGCCGCCATCCCGCACGTCAACGCCGTCCTCAGCACGACGGCCATCGTCACCATCGTCCTCGGCGTGCGCGCCATCCGGCGCGGCGACGTGACGCGACACCGCGCGTTCATGCTCGCGACGCTCGGCCTGTTCGTCGCGTTCCTCGTCCTCTACCTGTATCGGGTCGTCCTCGAGGGGCCGTCCGACTTCCCGGGTCCGGCGACGGTGTACCAGTTCGTCTACCTGCCGACGCTGGCCGTCCACATCCTGCTGGCCATCGTCTGCATCCCGCTGCTGTACTACGTCCTGCTGCTGGCCGTCTCGCGGCCCGTCGAGGACATCTACGGGACGCGACACCGGACGGTCGGCCGGGTGGCGGCGTCGCTGTGGCTGATATCGTTCTTCCTCGGCGACGTGGTGTACGCCCTGCTGTACGTCGTCTACTGA
- a CDS encoding alanyl-tRNA editing protein, protein MLTRAPEEPTVREFEARVTAVDGRDVRLDRTYFYAESGGQPADRGTLGGIPVADVQTVGDDVVHTLDSDPDFAADETVTGVVDDDFRTYCMRAHTASHVLYGAGRHLLSDLGYGGFDISPEKVRVDFATSTDIDDEVLVELERLVNRAVWDARPVSWEEVPTEEARNRDEVAFNTKTEEGVMGDADTVRLVTVEDWDVAACGGTHVSNTLEIGPVTVLGRSNPGEGLTRVEFAVGPTGVDRRATVHRAALDAARELETGAADVGESAASLRAEKESLEDEVRELESELLAGRIAEFDTVGKDGARWHVGVLDGFDSNDAGEAAKAAVGDGDGTDVVAVVGADSRPYLVVAAGDESDVDAGDVVARATDEFGGGGGGGGSFAQGGGLDADPADVTAFVRDA, encoded by the coding sequence ATGTTGACACGCGCCCCGGAGGAGCCGACAGTCCGCGAGTTCGAAGCCAGGGTGACGGCCGTCGACGGCCGCGACGTGCGCCTCGACCGCACCTACTTCTACGCCGAGAGCGGCGGCCAACCCGCAGACAGGGGGACGCTCGGCGGGATACCCGTCGCCGACGTGCAGACGGTCGGCGACGACGTGGTCCACACGCTCGACTCCGACCCCGACTTCGCCGCCGACGAGACGGTGACGGGCGTCGTGGACGACGACTTCCGAACCTACTGCATGCGGGCGCACACCGCCAGCCACGTCCTGTACGGCGCGGGGCGGCACCTGCTCTCTGACCTCGGCTACGGCGGCTTCGACATCTCGCCGGAGAAGGTCCGGGTGGACTTCGCCACCTCGACGGACATCGACGACGAGGTGCTGGTCGAACTCGAACGGCTGGTCAACCGCGCGGTGTGGGACGCTCGCCCCGTCTCGTGGGAGGAGGTGCCGACCGAGGAGGCCCGAAACAGGGACGAGGTGGCGTTCAACACGAAGACCGAGGAGGGCGTGATGGGCGACGCCGACACCGTCCGCCTCGTGACCGTCGAGGACTGGGACGTGGCCGCCTGCGGCGGGACGCACGTCTCCAACACGCTCGAAATCGGCCCCGTGACCGTCCTCGGCCGCTCGAACCCCGGCGAGGGACTCACCCGCGTCGAGTTCGCCGTCGGCCCGACGGGCGTCGACCGCCGCGCGACGGTCCACCGCGCCGCCCTCGACGCCGCCCGCGAACTGGAGACGGGCGCGGCGGACGTCGGTGAGTCGGCGGCGTCGCTCCGCGCGGAGAAGGAATCGCTCGAAGACGAGGTCAGGGAACTGGAGTCCGAACTGCTCGCCGGCCGCATCGCCGAGTTCGACACCGTCGGGAAGGACGGCGCGCGGTGGCACGTGGGCGTCCTCGACGGCTTCGACAGCAACGACGCCGGCGAGGCGGCGAAGGCGGCCGTCGGCGACGGCGACGGGACGGACGTGGTGGCCGTCGTCGGCGCGGACAGTCGGCCGTACCTCGTCGTCGCCGCCGGCGACGAGAGCGACGTGGACGCCGGCGACGTGGTGGCCCGCGCGACGGACGAGTTCGGCGGCGGCGGCGGCGGCGGCGGGTCGTTCGCGCAGGGCGGCGGCCTCGACGCCGACCCCGCGGACGTGACGGCGTTCGTCAGAGACGCCTGA
- a CDS encoding LLM class flavin-dependent oxidoreductase — MNLSVVDLSPVPDGGTAADAYANTVEAARQAERLGYERFWVAEHHGIPDSLAGTTPEVLLGHLAAETESIRLGSGAVLLNHYSPFKVAEVFGALDGLAPGRIDAGLGRANGSPAVDRALGTERHVENPDEDHAERVEAVVNHLYDDYPEDHDYGDIDVPRSGAETPVPWVLGSSPSSAAIAGELGLPYCFAAFIRPQFAAHSFEEYRERFRPSRLAGGVDEPRGMVAVNAICAETDREAARRRAVAEASYRRMRRGEVGSAPSVEEAVDELGGVPDPTPATLDDDEWPRAVSGSPETLADLLAQLADRVGVDEVMIQHVVADHDHGLRSHELLADAVGLAPR, encoded by the coding sequence GTGAACCTCTCCGTCGTAGACCTCTCTCCCGTTCCGGACGGCGGCACCGCGGCCGACGCCTACGCGAACACCGTCGAGGCCGCTCGACAGGCCGAGCGACTCGGGTACGAGCGATTCTGGGTCGCCGAACACCACGGCATCCCCGACTCGCTGGCCGGCACGACGCCCGAGGTGTTGCTCGGCCACCTCGCGGCCGAGACGGAGTCGATTCGGCTCGGCTCCGGCGCGGTGCTTCTCAACCACTACAGCCCGTTCAAGGTCGCCGAGGTGTTCGGCGCGCTGGACGGACTGGCCCCGGGGCGCATCGACGCCGGACTCGGGCGGGCGAACGGGTCGCCCGCCGTGGACCGAGCGCTGGGCACCGAGCGACACGTGGAGAACCCGGACGAAGACCACGCCGAACGGGTCGAGGCCGTCGTCAACCACCTGTACGACGACTACCCCGAGGACCACGACTACGGCGACATCGACGTGCCGCGCTCCGGCGCGGAGACGCCCGTGCCGTGGGTGCTCGGGTCGAGTCCGTCGAGCGCGGCCATCGCGGGCGAACTCGGCCTCCCCTACTGCTTCGCGGCGTTCATCCGACCGCAGTTCGCCGCGCACTCCTTCGAGGAGTACCGCGAGCGATTCCGCCCCTCCCGGTTGGCCGGCGGCGTCGACGAACCGCGCGGGATGGTGGCGGTGAACGCCATCTGCGCCGAGACGGACCGCGAGGCGGCGCGACGCCGGGCGGTGGCAGAGGCGTCGTACCGGCGGATGCGGCGGGGAGAAGTCGGCTCCGCTCCGTCGGTCGAGGAGGCCGTCGACGAACTCGGCGGCGTCCCGGACCCGACGCCCGCGACGTTGGACGACGACGAGTGGCCGCGGGCCGTCTCGGGGAGTCCCGAGACGCTCGCGGACCTGCTGGCGCAACTCGCCGACCGCGTCGGCGTCGACGAGGTGATGATTCAGCACGTCGTCGCCGACCACGACCACGGGCTTCGCTCCCACGAGTTGCTGGCCGACGCCGTCGGCCTCGCGCCGCGGTGA
- a CDS encoding helix-turn-helix domain-containing protein: MAKYSTGRGGGGGDGDSCELCGRSSTKLRRANVSGADLLVCPDCAPHDDSKHEGTGDSSGGGGSDGEPNRKKRAAQRQAKMYDQAKGDSKHWERKGTNYEKDRLPYLVSDYGDVVAAARQDAGLTVEELAAELDADESDVEAVEQGRATRAGVGGSLVRAIEERLGVTLVDE; encoded by the coding sequence ATGGCCAAATACTCGACCGGACGCGGGGGCGGTGGGGGAGACGGCGATAGCTGCGAACTCTGCGGTCGTTCGTCGACGAAGCTCCGTCGAGCCAACGTCTCCGGCGCGGACTTGCTCGTCTGTCCCGACTGCGCACCGCACGACGACTCAAAGCACGAGGGGACCGGTGACTCGTCCGGCGGCGGGGGCTCCGACGGCGAACCCAACCGGAAGAAGCGGGCCGCCCAGCGTCAGGCGAAGATGTACGACCAGGCGAAGGGCGACTCCAAGCACTGGGAGCGGAAGGGGACGAACTACGAGAAGGACCGCCTCCCCTACCTCGTCTCCGACTACGGCGACGTGGTCGCGGCGGCGCGGCAGGACGCGGGCCTCACCGTCGAGGAACTCGCGGCCGAACTCGACGCCGACGAGTCCGACGTCGAGGCGGTCGAACAGGGCCGCGCCACGCGGGCGGGTGTCGGGGGCTCGCTCGTTCGCGCCATCGAGGAGCGACTCGGCGTGACGCTCGTCGACGAGTAG
- a CDS encoding 50S ribosomal protein L37e: MTGAGTPSQGKKNKTTHVKCRRCGEKSYHVKKKQCSSCGFGKSAKRRGYEWQSKSGDN, translated from the coding sequence ATGACGGGAGCAGGAACCCCGAGCCAAGGAAAGAAGAACAAGACGACGCACGTGAAGTGCCGTCGCTGCGGAGAGAAGTCCTACCACGTGAAGAAGAAGCAGTGCTCGTCGTGCGGGTTCGGCAAGTCCGCCAAGCGCCGCGGCTACGAGTGGCAGTCGAAGTCGGGCGACAACTGA
- the purF gene encoding amidophosphoribosyltransferase — protein MSDGRDAQTPTPGRDAGRQQPTAADLSGPTEKCGVVGVALADRAAARPLYYSLYALQHRGQESAGIVTHDGFQQHSHVETGLVGDVFDEGDLDSLAGTTGIGHVRYPTSGGLGSCCAQPFSVSFKSGSLGLAHNGNLVNADEIRDELEGLGHAFTSTGDTEVIAHDLARNLLEEDLVRAVKHTMQRIHGSYSLTIMHDETVLAVRDPQGNRPLCIGELEDGYVVASESAAIDTLDGELVRDVRPGELVVLEADGSGFDSYQLVERENTAHCFFEHVYFARPDSVIDDNLVYEVRRNLGRKLWAESGVESDVVMPVPDSGRAFASGYAEAANETTPDGDPRESEESVEFAEGLMKNRYVGRTFIMPTQDERERAVRLKLNPIKSTIEGRSVTIIDDSIVRGTTSRQLVQLVRDAGAEEVHVRIGAPPIVAPCYMGIDMATREELIASDKTTEEIRDDIGADSLSYLSIDAIGEVLGESRADLCLGCVTGEYPYDIEGEPTDRTVERPTIAGDTLPADD, from the coding sequence ATGTCAGACGGGCGGGACGCTCAGACCCCCACACCCGGACGAGACGCGGGCCGACAGCAACCGACCGCCGCGGACCTCTCGGGCCCGACCGAGAAGTGCGGCGTCGTCGGCGTCGCCCTCGCGGACCGCGCGGCGGCGCGGCCCCTGTACTACTCTCTGTACGCCCTCCAGCACCGGGGGCAGGAGTCGGCGGGCATCGTCACGCACGACGGCTTCCAACAGCACAGTCACGTCGAGACGGGCCTCGTCGGCGACGTGTTCGACGAGGGCGACCTCGATTCGCTGGCCGGGACGACGGGCATCGGCCACGTCCGCTACCCCACCTCCGGGGGCCTCGGTTCCTGCTGCGCCCAGCCGTTCTCGGTGTCGTTCAAGTCGGGGTCGCTCGGTCTCGCGCACAACGGCAACCTCGTGAACGCCGACGAGATACGCGACGAACTCGAAGGGTTGGGTCACGCCTTCACCTCCACCGGCGACACGGAGGTCATCGCCCACGACCTCGCCCGAAACCTCCTCGAGGAGGACCTCGTCCGCGCGGTCAAGCACACGATGCAGCGCATCCACGGGTCGTACTCGCTCACCATCATGCACGACGAGACGGTGCTGGCGGTCCGCGACCCCCAGGGGAACCGACCGCTCTGCATCGGCGAACTCGAGGACGGCTACGTCGTCGCCTCGGAGTCGGCCGCCATCGACACCCTCGACGGCGAACTCGTCCGCGACGTGCGGCCGGGCGAACTCGTCGTCCTCGAAGCCGACGGCTCCGGTTTCGACTCCTACCAACTGGTCGAACGGGAGAACACCGCCCACTGCTTCTTCGAACACGTCTACTTCGCCCGCCCGGACTCCGTCATCGACGACAACCTCGTCTACGAGGTGCGGCGGAACCTCGGCCGGAAACTGTGGGCGGAGTCCGGCGTCGAGTCCGACGTGGTGATGCCCGTCCCCGACTCCGGCCGCGCGTTCGCCTCCGGATACGCCGAGGCGGCCAACGAGACGACGCCCGACGGCGACCCCCGCGAGAGCGAGGAGAGCGTCGAGTTCGCCGAGGGTCTGATGAAGAACCGCTACGTCGGTCGGACGTTCATCATGCCGACGCAGGACGAACGCGAACGCGCCGTTCGCCTGAAACTCAACCCGATAAAGAGCACCATCGAGGGGCGGTCGGTCACCATCATCGACGACAGCATCGTCCGCGGCACCACCTCGCGCCAACTCGTCCAACTCGTCCGCGACGCCGGGGCCGAAGAGGTCCACGTCCGCATCGGCGCGCCGCCCATCGTCGCCCCCTGCTACATGGGCATCGACATGGCGACGCGGGAGGAACTCATCGCCTCCGACAAGACCACGGAGGAGATACGCGACGACATCGGCGCGGACAGCCTCTCGTACCTCTCCATCGACGCCATCGGCGAGGTACTCGGCGAGTCCCGCGCGGACCTCTGTCTCGGTTGCGTCACCGGCGAGTATCCGTACGACATCGAGGGCGAACCGACCGACCGGACGGTCGAACGACCGACCATCGCCGGCGACACGCTGCCGGCCGACGACTGA